The DNA segment GGGCTCGGTCGGTTCGACCAGGTCGATCCAGACGACGCCCGCGCCCGTCGGTCGCTCCGGCAGTCGCTCGGTCTGGTGCGGCACGAGCATGTGCGTGGCCGGGTCGAGGATCTGCACGCGCCAGGCCACGGCTAGCCCCCCGGCCCGGCCGTCGCGTCGAGTTCGGCGACGACGCGGCCGAGTTCCTCGGCCACGGGCGAGCCCAGATCGCGGAAGATGGCGGCCAGGGATCGGTAGTACCACAGCGTGCCCTCGCGGCCTCCCCGGAACTTGGCGAAGGCGCCCGCGGGATCCTGCCGCACGTCGGCCAGGATGCAGCGGGCGTTGTGGAGCTTGTCGCAAGCCGAGACCAGGCGCGAATCCGGCGGGACGTCCGGCAAGTGGGCCAGGTAGTCGGTCTTGCGGGCCCGCCAGGGGGGCTTGGGCTCCTCGGCCGTGTCGGAGCAGTCCCTCACGATGCGCGCCACCCGGTCGCCGAACCGCTCGCGGACTCGCGCCTCGATCGCCGCGCCGCCTTGATCCTCGACGGCGTCGTGCAGTAAAGCCGCGATGGCCGTGTCCTCGTCGGCGCCGTACTCCATGGCCAGGCCGGCAACCGCGAGCAGGTGCGAAACGTACGGGATGTCGGTGTCCTTGCGGGTCTGCGCCCGGTGGAGGTCGGCGGCGAAGACCAGCGCCTCCTTGAAGCGCCCGGAGGGGTCGAAGCGAGGCTCCTGCTGCGCCGCCAAGGCGCTACACCTTGGCGGGCCGCTTGAGCTTCTTCTCGGCGAGATCCCCTATTTCGTCGGTGGTGTTGGCC comes from the Candidatus Tanganyikabacteria bacterium genome and includes:
- a CDS encoding HD domain-containing protein produces the protein MAAQQEPRFDPSGRFKEALVFAADLHRAQTRKDTDIPYVSHLLAVAGLAMEYGADEDTAIAALLHDAVEDQGGAAIEARVRERFGDRVARIVRDCSDTAEEPKPPWRARKTDYLAHLPDVPPDSRLVSACDKLHNARCILADVRQDPAGAFAKFRGGREGTLWYYRSLAAIFRDLGSPVAEELGRVVAELDATAGPGG